From one Dysidea avara chromosome 9, odDysAvar1.4, whole genome shotgun sequence genomic stretch:
- the LOC136266023 gene encoding solute carrier family 15 member 4-like has protein sequence MEHIYTHGYSPYTNQNEDYPKSLWRRSLFFRPLPQGRRVLVVLIQCMFLFVVEGVNNILFQTLLIKHFDERHVRSIHSFFSFSSFSLLLCLPMGFVADRYFERAKVLYCSWILLFIAQLMFGTYFVIFSFVTHEESEFIAGVFVFTIGVLIYSLSIAGIRVNLISFGADQMESVSSEQFSSYFHWYYWCRSVGLLIAYSLGAYLVSAHGGIALLLSFIAAMAGTVINFIAYKWFIKTTKRTNPLLLIYRVIKYAATKKKPAERSAFSYDDRPEPSRIDLAKKTHCGIFNDEKVEDVKTFLRILVMIFSLIGFLCVYSLLRGVYLHNSEYLEHPRSFVSNELNCSYYTNTSINCSLAINCSLAELNIHQFHDYYPSYWIYLINIGATLLMLPILDRLVYPLLCPWIPSMFNRIRAGMIFSLISVICAIIVEVIRYITLYSQDSVIQVNVFHYEQMVSVPIPVGVMTPQFFFQAVAECLAIPSVLEFIYAQSPSYMKGLLLGCYFFVYGLAITLGSLLFLSQLDGTQVYWEYLRDLSNPCEANPDASGSCVSAYTIITIVTILGSILFCYAAKHYKPRTRGNALRYFMQ, from the exons ATGgaacatatatatacacatggtTACTCTCCGTATACCAATCAAAATGAGGATTATCCCAAGTCTTTGTGGAGACGTTCTCTGTTCTTCAGACCCTTGCCTCAGGGAAGACGAGTGCTTGTTGTCTTGATCCAATGtatgtttctctttgtagttGAAGGTGTTAATAACATATTATTCCAAACTTTGTTAATAAAACATTTCGATGAACGTCATGTAAGAAGCATACACTCATTCTTTTCCTTCTCAAGTTTTTCTTTACTATTGTGTTTACCAATGGGGTTTGTAGCTGATCGTTACTTTGAAAGAGCTAAAGTGTTGTACTGCAGTTGGATACTTCTGTTTATAGCTCAACTAATGTTTGGcacatattttgttatattctCTTTTGTTACACATGAAGAATCAGAATTTATTGCTGGCGTGTTTGTATTTACCATTGGTGTTCTCATTTACTCACTGAGCATAGCTGGTATTAGGGTTAACTTGATCTCCTTCGGTGCAGATCAGATGGAATCAGTTTCAAGTGAGCAGTTTAGTTCATATTTCCACTGGTACTACTGGTGTAGAAGTGTTGGATTACTCATTGCATATAGCCTCGGTGCATATCTAGTTTCAGCTCATGGTGGGATAGCTCTATTGCTATCATTTATTGCTGCCATGGCTGGTACAGTAATAAATTTTATTGCTTACAAATGGTTTATCAAGACAACAAAACGCACCAATCCTCTGTTATTGATATATCGTGTGATAAAATATGCTGCAACAAAAAAGAAACCAGCAGAAAGAAGTGCATTTTCTTATGATGATCGACCTGAGCCTTCAAGAATTGATCTAGCAAAGAAAACCCATTGTGGAATCTTTAATGATGAAAAGGTTGAAGATGTGAAGACCTTCTTGAGAATATTAGTTATGATCTTCTCTTTGATAGGCTTCCTCTGTGTCTACTCATTG CTCAGAGGAGTATACTTACATAACTCTGAGTATTTAGAACATCCAAGAAGCTTTGTAAGCAATGAATTGAACTGTTCATATTATACAAACACTTCCATAAACTGCTCATTAGCCATAAACTGCTCATTAGCTGAGCTTAATATTCACCAGTTTCATGACTACTATCCAAGTTATTGGATATATCTCATTAATATTGGAGCCACCTTGTTGATGCTTCCAATACTGGATCGTCTTGTTTATCCCTTGTTGTGCCCTTGGATACCAAGTATGTTTAACAGGATCAGAGCTGGGATGATATTCAGTCTAATCAGTGTCATTTGTGCCATAATTGTTGAAGTCATTCGCTACATAACACTCTATTCACAGGACTCAGTAATACAAGTAAATGTGTTTCACTATGAACAGATGGTGTCTGTTCCTATTCCTGTTGGAGTAATGACTCCTCAGTTCTTCTTTCAAGCTGTAGCTGAATGTTTAGCTATACCTAGTG TGCTAGAATTCATCTATGCCCAGTCACCATCCTACATGAAGGGACTACTTCTGGGATGTTATTTCTTTGTTTATGGACTAGCTATTACACTGGGATCACTATTATTCCTGTCACAATTGGACGGAACACAAGTGTACTGGGAGTACTTGCGAGATCTCTCCAACCCATGTGAAGCCAACCCTGATGCATCTGGCTCATGTGTTTCTGCCTACACCATCATCACTATTGTTACAATTTTAGGGTCTATTCTATTTTGTTATGCAGCAAAACATTATAAGCCAAGAACCAGAGGCAATGCTTTGAGATATTTTATGCAATAA
- the LOC136266034 gene encoding mitochondrial protein C2orf69 homolog isoform X1, with the protein MAKLEILTLSGYAGRMNTVILSYLSDAKKNVFYFPGDTQEMREVMTQQYSETARWSDWCFENMITLLQKKFPHSNIWIIKPSKMLRNIYSSFHNFLQCSIVGTPEYTEHYGAISHLHQLLVNGAKKVGIEVQVLPIVLVGFSKGCVVLNQMVHELDHTLHHSSSNSIDDRDFLKLIKEIYWLDSGHNGEAGAWMTCEKDIKALVSLEAELHIHVSPQQVCDPIRMWIGEEHKLFIDYLKQLGTQVHDTIHFKDQPRCLENHFRILDEF; encoded by the exons ATGGCGAAACTAGAGATTCTTACGCTATCCGGCTATGCTGGTAGGATGAACACCGTGATACTTTCTTATTTATCAGATGCTAAGAAGAATGTGTTTTACTTTCCTGGAGACACCCAA GAAATGAGAGAAGTGATGACCCAGCAGTATAGTGAGACAGCAAGATGGAGTGACTGGTGTTTTGAGAACATGATCACCTTGCTGCAGAAAAAGTTCCCACATTCCAACATCTGGATTATCAAGCCTAGTAAAATGCTGCGAAATATCTACAGTAGTTTCCACAACTTTTTACAGTGTTCAATTGTTGGCACTCCAGAATACACTGAGCATTATGGAGCCATCTCACATCTGCATCAGTTACTGGTGAATGGAGCAAAGAAAGTTGGAATCGAGGTACAAGTCCTGCCCATTGTCTTAGTAGGGTTTAGTAAAGGCTGTGTGGTGCTGAATCAAATGGTACATGAACTAGATCACACACTTCATCATTCCTCCAGTAATTCCATTGATGATCGTGACTTTCTCAAGTTGATAAAGGAAATATACTGGCTTGATTCTGGCCACAACGGAGAGGCTGGTGCATGGATGACTTGTGAAAAGGACATAAAGGCACTCGTCAGTTTGGAGGCAGAGTTACACATCCATGTCTCACCCCAGCAAGTTTGTGATCCCATTCGTATGTGGATTGGAGAAGAACACAAACTGTTTATTGACTACTTAAAACAGCTTGGTACACAGGTTCATGATACTATTCATTTCAAGGATCAACCACGCTGTTTAGAAAACCATTTCAGAATTTTAGATGAGTTTTGA
- the LOC136266034 gene encoding mitochondrial protein C2orf69 homolog isoform X2 has product MREVMTQQYSETARWSDWCFENMITLLQKKFPHSNIWIIKPSKMLRNIYSSFHNFLQCSIVGTPEYTEHYGAISHLHQLLVNGAKKVGIEVQVLPIVLVGFSKGCVVLNQMVHELDHTLHHSSSNSIDDRDFLKLIKEIYWLDSGHNGEAGAWMTCEKDIKALVSLEAELHIHVSPQQVCDPIRMWIGEEHKLFIDYLKQLGTQVHDTIHFKDQPRCLENHFRILDEF; this is encoded by the coding sequence ATGAGAGAAGTGATGACCCAGCAGTATAGTGAGACAGCAAGATGGAGTGACTGGTGTTTTGAGAACATGATCACCTTGCTGCAGAAAAAGTTCCCACATTCCAACATCTGGATTATCAAGCCTAGTAAAATGCTGCGAAATATCTACAGTAGTTTCCACAACTTTTTACAGTGTTCAATTGTTGGCACTCCAGAATACACTGAGCATTATGGAGCCATCTCACATCTGCATCAGTTACTGGTGAATGGAGCAAAGAAAGTTGGAATCGAGGTACAAGTCCTGCCCATTGTCTTAGTAGGGTTTAGTAAAGGCTGTGTGGTGCTGAATCAAATGGTACATGAACTAGATCACACACTTCATCATTCCTCCAGTAATTCCATTGATGATCGTGACTTTCTCAAGTTGATAAAGGAAATATACTGGCTTGATTCTGGCCACAACGGAGAGGCTGGTGCATGGATGACTTGTGAAAAGGACATAAAGGCACTCGTCAGTTTGGAGGCAGAGTTACACATCCATGTCTCACCCCAGCAAGTTTGTGATCCCATTCGTATGTGGATTGGAGAAGAACACAAACTGTTTATTGACTACTTAAAACAGCTTGGTACACAGGTTCATGATACTATTCATTTCAAGGATCAACCACGCTGTTTAGAAAACCATTTCAGAATTTTAGATGAGTTTTGA
- the LOC136266025 gene encoding solute carrier family 15 member 4-like yields MDVNSTSTTRSAAGQEENYPKSLCKRSFFARPLPRGERVYFILLQLILLNITEATAEVYFQAFVVKYYGEELSEAASIPSFISFRSFPLLLCLPMGFIADRYFGRAKVLYYSWISQFVAQLIFGFYFAFANLNNHSVPISGVFILFIGLFINCCSLAGIRVNLIPFGVDQMRTASSDELSSYFHWYYWCRNLGHFFSYIIGGSLVASTNSVFAFVFTSVAATGGVVINLLGYEWFTKREKVGNPLLLVYHVLRYAATAKRPAERTAFSYDGRPEPSRIDLAKETHHGIFRDEQVEDVKTFLRILVFMISLFGFLCVYSSLSNVYLTQSTYLQQPKFLENSTVPYCSHNNITVNYVNKIYSTYWILLINNAAILLLIPILDRIVYPLCCPWVPSMFSRMAVGMVACVFSICCAIVVEVFRYNSLQSNFEINDFKYTKVFSATIPVGVMAPSFFIQAIAECLTLITMVEFIYAQSPVYMKGLLLGCLFFTEGLAMTLGSLLFLSQSKGTQLYWQYFKVIKDDICDALQSTNTPDAGSCLSAYIIIAVITFLGTLLFLYSAKHYKIRIRGSALRYFL; encoded by the exons ATGGATGTCAACAGCACCAGCACAACACGGTCTGCAGCTGGTCAAGAAGAGAACTATCCCAAGTCACTATGTAAGCGCTCATTTTTTGCAAGACCATTACCAAGAGGAGAAAGGGTTTATTTTATATTATTGCAATTGATACTCCTAAATATTACTGAAGCAACTGCTGAGGTGTATTTCCAAGCATTTGTGGTGAAATATTATGGAGAGGAACTAAGTGAAGCAGCAAGCATTCCTTCATTTATTTCCTTCAGAAGTTTTCCTTTGCTGCTTTGCCTTCCAATGGGATTTATAGCTGATCGTTACTTTGGAAGAGCTAAAGTGTTGTACTATAGTTGGATATCTCAATTTGTAGCTCAACTCATATTTGGGTTTTACTTTGCCTTTGCCAATCTGAACAATCACTCAGTACCTATCAGTGGCGTTTTTATTCTGTTCATTGGACTGTTTATTAACTGCTGTAGTCTTGCTGGAATTCGAGTCAACCTAATTCCATTTGGTGTTGATCAGATGAGAACAGCTTCAAGTGATGAGTTGAGCTCTTATTTTCACTGGTACTACTGGTGCAGGAATCTGGGGCACTTCTTTTCTTACATCATTGGAGGTTCTTTAGTAGCATCAACTAATAGTGTTTTTGCATTTGTCTTTACCTCTGTTGCTGCTACTGGTGGTGTAGTGATTAACCTTCTAGGTTATGAATGGTTTACTAAACGAGAGAAGGTTGGCAATCCTCTGTTGTTAGTGTATCATGTTTTAAGATATGCTGCAACTGCTAAAAGACCAGCAGAAAGAACTGCATTTTCATATGATGGACGCCCTGAGCCATCTAGAATTGATCTTGCAAAAGAGACACATCATGGTATATTCAGAGATGAACAGGTCGAAGATGTAAAAACCTTTTTGAGAATATTGGTCTTCATGATATCCCTTTTTGGATTTCTCTGTGTTTATTCATCA CTATCTAATGTGTACTTAACACAATCGACATATTTACAACAACCAAAGTTTTTGGAGAATAGTACTGTTCCTTACTGCTCACACAATAACATTACAGTCAACTATGTCAACAAGATATATTCAACCTACTGGATACTACTGATCAATAATGCAGCAATTTTACTACTAATCCCAATACTGGATCGTATTGTATATCCACTGTGTTGTCCTTGGGTGCCTAGTATGTTCAGTAGAATGGCAGTTGGAATGGTTGCCTGTGTATTCAGTATTTGTTGTGCAATTGTTGTTGAAGTTTTTCGTTATAACAGTTTGCAATCAAACTTTGaaattaatgattttaaatACACAAAAGTCTTTTCTGCTACTATTCCAGTTGGAGTAATGGCTCCATCATTTTTTATTCAAGCCATAGCAGAGTGTCTCACACTTATCACAA TGGTGGAATTCATCTATGCCCAGTCACCAGTCTACATGAAGGGACTACTTTTGGGATGTTTGTTCTTCACTGAAGGACTGGCAATGACACTAGGATCATTGTTGTTCTTGTCACAGTCCAAAGGAACACAGTTGTATTGGCAATATTTTAAAGTTATTAAAGATGATATTTGTGATGCGTTACAGTCTACTAATACACCGGATGCAGGATCTTGTCTGTCTGCTTATATCATTATTGCAGTAATAACATTTTTGGGAACTCTCTTGTTTCTTTATTCTGCTAAGCATTATAAAATTAGAATACGAGGTAGTGCTTTGAGATACTTTTTGTGA